Genomic segment of Microbacterium sp. M28:
CCTCGACGAGCCGCCGAGTGGCCGGCGCGACATCGCTGCGGCCGTTGAGCACGCGGGAGACGGTGGGAACCGAGACGCCGACTTCTTTCGCGATCGTCGCGATCGTCGCACCACCTCGTGGCATTCTGTCTCTCTCCCCCAGCGGAATGTGCGTCCCATCCTACGCGCGAAACGCCGTGGATCGGCGGGCGGGACGACCCCGTCGATCGAGGCGTCCGCGCCTCCGGTCCGCATCACTCCACGGTGACCCGCACCTGCTCGTCGCGCGTCCCCACGGACACGGAACCGCGCCGCCCGCCCGCGACGACCTCGAACTCGCCGGCGAATGCGCGCAGCGGGATCCGGCCGTCGGCATCGGTGCGGGTCACGGCGGATCCAAGCCACCACTCGCCGCGCACGAGCCCGCGCAGGGCGTCGTAGGCCGGCTTGGCCGAGCCGTCGCGGCGGATCAGCCCGCTCGGCGCGTTCAGCCATGCGGTCGCGTCGTCGAAGCCCCAGTACGTGACCGCCGACACGGCCGGATGCTCGACGAGGGCCCGATAGTGCCGCACGATCTCGTCGGCCTGGCGCTGTTCTCCCTCCGGAGTCGACGGCCATTCGTCCACGACGTAGTCGTTGAGGTCCTCGATGTGCCGCGGCATGAGGTCGCCGGACAGCAGTGATGTCTCCGTCCAGTGCAGCGGCAGCCCGAACCGCGAGAAGCGTTCGCAGATCTCGTGCACCTGCTCCTCGCCGCGGTACCCCTTGTGCATGTGGGACTGCAGCCCGATGGCGTCGATGCGGACGCCCGACTCGAGCACCTCCTCGATCAGCCGCTCGTACTCGGGACCGAGATCGAAGTCGTTCAGGACCAGCACGGCGTCGGGACTCACCGAACGCGCCTCATCCACGGCCGCTCGGATGAACTCGACACGACCGTACTTCTCGCACAACCGGGTGATCGCGTTGCGGACGCCGTCCGGCTCGTTCTCGAAACGGGGCATGATGACGGCTTCGTTGACGATGTCCCAGGTGTCGATGAGCCCTGCGAAATCGGTCACCTCACGTCGGATGCGCTCGCGCAGCACGCGCTCGGCGTCGTCGAGCGGCAGCCGATCGACCCACGGGGCCTTGACCGTGTGCCAGACGAGAGGGTGCCCCTTGAGCCGGACGCCGTGCGCCGCCAGTTCACGCGCGCGTCGCGTCAGCTCGACGACGTCGGTGCGCCCCGGCTCCGGCTCGTACCGCCCCCAGTAGAACGGAAGCGTCGCGGTGTCGAACAGGTCGAGCCACTGCGTGAGCAGCGCGGAGTCCGGTGCGCCGGGCGCCGTGCAGCCGAAGCCGAACTCGTGCCGCACCTGCGCGACCGTCACGTCGTGGTCGCGCAGCGGCTGCCCCTGCGCGTCGAGCACGAGAACACGGGCATCGACGGATCGGTGCTGGTAACGCGAGGACGTCAGGATGGCGGTCATCGGGTGAACCTCGTTCTCACATCGGTTTCGACAGGTCGGGAGAGCACGCGCAGCAGCAGCGCGAACGCCCAGGCGCACAGCAGGAGGACGGCCTCGGACGTCAGCGTCACGACGGCGGCGGCCACGAACGCCAGGCACGCGAACGCGAGCGTCGTGCGCCATTGCGTGAACAGTTCGGCTGCCGCGATGCGCATCGCATCGCGGGCGCGGAAGGAGAAGTAGGACGTCACGACGAGCAGGTGCGCCGACCACAACAGCACGAGGACGAGCAGGACCACGGCGACGGGTCGAAGGATGACCGCGCCTGGCACGGCATCCCCCGCCGTCGCGTTGACGACGAGGATGCCGGCGCCGACGAGCACGGGAGCCCACCAGACGAGGACGTCCTTCAGATTGCGCGCGAGCCCGCGCCACAGCGGCAGCGCCGGACGGAGATCCGGGTTCTCCTCCCACGCGCGCTGCGCGTACAGCGCTGCGGAGAGTGCAGGAGCCACCGGCGCCAGTGCGATCACGTAGAGCATCGGGGATGCCCCCTCCGACAGCCCCAGCGCCATCCAGGCGAGCACGGTCGGTGCGCCCAAGAGCGCGAGGAAGGCGGCGAGGACCATCCACCGGTAGACGACCGCCGCCGCCCTCGACAGATGGCTGCTGCCCACCTCATCGACCAGTCGATCCGCCACGATCAGCCCTTCACCGAGCCGAGCATGACGCCCGAGACGAAGAACCGCTGCACGAACGGGTACACGCAGAGGATCGGGATGACCGTCAGGATCATCGTGACCGACTGGATGTTCGGGTTCAGATCCGCCGCGCTGCCGCCTGCCGCGGCGCTCTCGGTCGCCGTCGTGGAGGCCCCTGCGATGATGTTGCGCAGGAACAGCGTCACGGGGAACAGCTCGTTCTTGTCCAAGTACAGGAACGCCCCGAACCAGTCGTTCCAGAACGCCACCGAGTAGAACAGGATCATCGTCGCGATCACCGCCTTCGACAGCGGCAGCACGATACGCGTGAAGATCCCGAACCAGCCGAGCCCGTCGATCTGCGCGGCCTCCTCGAGTTCGTGCGGCAGGTTCTCGAAGAACGACTTCATCACGAGCAGGTTGAACACTGAGATCGCCCCGGGGAGCACGATCGCCCACATCGTGTTCTTCATGCCGAGCGACGAGATGAGCACGTAGTTGGGCACCAGGCCGCCGTTGAAGAACATGGTGAAGACGGCGATGCCGATGAGGACGCCTCGACCGCGCAGGTGATGCTTGGAGAGCACGTACGCGTAGGTCGTCGTGAGCGCCATCGCGATCGCGGTGCCGACGACGGTGTACAACACCGTGTTGCCGTAGTTGCGCCAGAACATCCCGTTGCCCATCACGGCCGCGTAGGTGTCGACGTTGAATCCGACCGGCCAGAAGCTCACCTGTCCGGCCTTGATCGCGCCGGGCGAGCTGAACGACTGGGCGATCACGGTGACGAACGGATAGAGCATCGCGAGGCACACGAGCACCAGCAGCGTCGTGTTGATGATCGTGAACGCGCGGTAGCCGATCGAGTCTCTCGGGCCGGAGGTTCTGCGCGGCACCGGCGTCCGCTGGGTCATGGTCACCACAGGCTCGTTCCCACCATTCGTCGGGACAGATAGTTCGCGCCGAGGACCATCACCAGGCCGATGAGAGCCTGGAAGAGTCCGATCGCCGCGGCATAGCTGAGATTGTTCGACACGAGGCCGACACGGTAGAGATATGTCGATATGACGTCCGCCGTCGAGTACGTCAGCGGGTTGTACAGCAGCAGCACCTTCTCGAACCCGACGTTGAGGAACGCGCCGATGTTGAGGATCAGCAGGGTGATCATGGTGGGCCGGATGCCGGGAAGGGTCACGTGCCAGACCTGCTGCAGACGGTTCGCACCGTCGATGCGCGCCGCCTCGTACAGGGACTCGTCGATCGTCGTGAGCGCCGCGAGGTAGAGGATCGTGCCCCATCCGACGGTCTGCCACACCTCGGAGCCGACGTAGATCGTGCGGAACCATTCCGGACGCTGGAGGAACGGGATCGCCTCGCCGCCCATGGCCGTGATGACCTGGTTGACGGTTCCCTGCAGCGACAGCAGCTGCATGACCATGCCGACGACGATCACGACGGAGAGGAAGTGCGGCAGGTAGGAGATCGACTGCACGATCCGCTTGAACGAGCGCTTGCGCACCTCGTTGAGCAGGAGAGCCAGGATGATCGGCAGCGGGAAGGTGATCAGCAGGGTCAGACCGCCGAGGATGACGGTGTTCGCGAACACCTGCCAGAAGGCCGGATCGTTGATGAACATCTGCA
This window contains:
- a CDS encoding endo-1,4-beta-xylanase, whose product is MTAILTSSRYQHRSVDARVLVLDAQGQPLRDHDVTVAQVRHEFGFGCTAPGAPDSALLTQWLDLFDTATLPFYWGRYEPEPGRTDVVELTRRARELAAHGVRLKGHPLVWHTVKAPWVDRLPLDDAERVLRERIRREVTDFAGLIDTWDIVNEAVIMPRFENEPDGVRNAITRLCEKYGRVEFIRAAVDEARSVSPDAVLVLNDFDLGPEYERLIEEVLESGVRIDAIGLQSHMHKGYRGEEQVHEICERFSRFGLPLHWTETSLLSGDLMPRHIEDLNDYVVDEWPSTPEGEQRQADEIVRHYRALVEHPAVSAVTYWGFDDATAWLNAPSGLIRRDGSAKPAYDALRGLVRGEWWLGSAVTRTDADGRIPLRAFAGEFEVVAGGRRGSVSVGTRDEQVRVTVE
- a CDS encoding carbohydrate ABC transporter permease produces the protein MTQRTPVPRRTSGPRDSIGYRAFTIINTTLLVLVCLAMLYPFVTVIAQSFSSPGAIKAGQVSFWPVGFNVDTYAAVMGNGMFWRNYGNTVLYTVVGTAIAMALTTTYAYVLSKHHLRGRGVLIGIAVFTMFFNGGLVPNYVLISSLGMKNTMWAIVLPGAISVFNLLVMKSFFENLPHELEEAAQIDGLGWFGIFTRIVLPLSKAVIATMILFYSVAFWNDWFGAFLYLDKNELFPVTLFLRNIIAGASTTATESAAAGGSAADLNPNIQSVTMILTVIPILCVYPFVQRFFVSGVMLGSVKG
- a CDS encoding ABC transporter permease, with the protein product MTSTTTDAAVPVTPLNDSPPGATTTRVITTAGRAPRGSRRKARTPWRKALRRDWQLYALALLPVIFLLIFRYIPMLGNVIAFRRFRPGGSIFGEEWVGLRYVQMFINDPAFWQVFANTVILGGLTLLITFPLPIILALLLNEVRKRSFKRIVQSISYLPHFLSVVIVVGMVMQLLSLQGTVNQVITAMGGEAIPFLQRPEWFRTIYVGSEVWQTVGWGTILYLAALTTIDESLYEAARIDGANRLQQVWHVTLPGIRPTMITLLILNIGAFLNVGFEKVLLLYNPLTYSTADVISTYLYRVGLVSNNLSYAAAIGLFQALIGLVMVLGANYLSRRMVGTSLW